A single region of the Chryseobacterium sp. 6424 genome encodes:
- a CDS encoding transposase: protein MEERNNYVKSTQRDYSMSFKLSVVKEIESGELSTVGACRKYGIQARSTVVSWLRKFGTFDWENQTPSNMPKSPEQKIMELEA, encoded by the coding sequence ATGGAAGAAAGAAACAATTATGTGAAAAGCACTCAGCGCGATTACAGTATGTCTTTTAAATTGAGTGTTGTAAAAGAAATCGAGTCTGGGGAGTTATCTACTGTGGGTGCCTGCCGTAAGTATGGTATCCAAGCCCGAAGCACTGTTGTGAGTTGGCTTAGAAAATTTGGTACCTTTGATTGGGAGAACCAAACACCATCGAATATGCCAAAGTCACCAGAACAAAAGATTATGGAGCTTGAAGCCTAG